A single region of the Coregonus clupeaformis isolate EN_2021a chromosome 16, ASM2061545v1, whole genome shotgun sequence genome encodes:
- the LOC121584313 gene encoding probable peptidyl-tRNA hydrolase codes for MTLNQASKYSIKPEHILLVHDELDKTLGKLAMKQGGSAWGHNGVRSCVECLQTDVMPRLRVGIGRPSGKTSVHRHVLGCFSQEEQKILIGVLEQSVDILLSQLTDKEDVQSPLLPPGGRPALQTGKQRVCSIFPPKDTTGQT; via the exons ATGACCTTGAATCAAGCGAGCAAATACAGCATCAAGCCTGAGCACATCCTCCTGGTTCATGATGAGTTGGACAAGACCCTTGGGAAGCTTGCCATGAAACAAGGAGGGAGCGCCTG GGGTCACAATGGTGTACGGTCCTGTGTTGAGTGTCTGCAGACTGAT GTGATGCCCAGACTGCGTGTTGGGATTGGCAGACCATCGGGTAAAACATCAGTGCACCGGCATGTTCTGGGCTGCTTCTCTCAGGAGGAGCAGAAGATTCTCATCGGGGTTCTAGAACAGAGTGTGGACATTCTCCTCTCCCAGCTCACTGACAAGGAGGATGTGCAGTCCCCACTGTTGCCACCAGGAGGCAGACCAGCATTACAGACTGGGAAACAGAGGGTGTGCTCAATCTTTCCACCAAAGGACACAACTGGCCAGACATGA